One region of Trichoderma breve strain T069 chromosome 7 map unlocalized scaffold00007, whole genome shotgun sequence genomic DNA includes:
- a CDS encoding CFEM domain-containing protein: MKASVLSLVFLSGLAAAQSGIPTCATGCVTQFTTGTSIAGCGQLDIACICKNADFLNGIACCLASSCDQAAQTQAVNYAKQICSSAGVSTPDSVVCNEKSSSSSTEASHESTTASESSSSTATTGSSDSSTTDSSESSTTAESSTSGPATTNSASRTTATSAAQQTTSAASTTSSNVAAPLASAGSFVGAAIAVLAAAL; this comes from the exons ATGAAGGCTTCCGTCCTCtcgctcgtcttcttgtccgGCCTTGCCGCCGCCCAATCCGGGATCCCTACCTGCGCT ACGGGCTGCGTGACCCAATTCACCACCGGCACTTCGATTGCTGGCTGCGGACAGCTCGACATTGCCTGTATCTGCAAGAACGCCGATTTCCTCAACGGCATCGCATGCTGCCTGGCCTCATCTTGCGACCAGGCCGCTCAGACCCAAGCCGTCAATTACGCCAAGCAGATCTGCTCTTCTGCCGGAGTCTCGACTCCCGATTCGGTTGTCTGCAACGAGAAGtcgtccagcagctcgacTGAGGCCTCCCACGAGTCTACCACTGCCAGCGagtcctcctcctcgactgCCACGACTGGGTCCTCTGACTCGTCTACAACCGACTCTTCCGAGTCATCCACCACCGCCGAGTCTTCTACTTCTGGCCCCGCCACCACCAACTCCGCTTCCCGAACCACTGCCACTTCCGCAGCACAGCAGACAACTTCTGCGGCTTCCACTACAAGCTCTAACGTTGCTGCCCCTCTGGCATCGGCCGGCAGCTTCGTTGGTGCGGCCATTGCCGTGTTGGCCGCTGCCTTGTAA